The genomic interval CCCGCCAGCGAATCAAAGATTAGGATTAGAGGTTGCTTTACGGCGGGCACATCATCGGATGCAATATTCCTCGCTGGTCCGGTGGCTGTGGGCTGCGAACTGGGTAGACTGGGCGTGCTGGCTGTCGTGGAGGTGGGCGTGGACGCTGGTTCCTTGGCCGAGTTCGAGTTTTCACTGTCCTCCGAGGCCATGTCGCTCTCATCGCCTTCGGCCTCATCCCGTTCGCTCTCATCGTCTGCTATCCGGCACACGTTTTCCGCTGTCAGAGCTGCTGGAAGCTGCCCTCCCTCTGCCCTTTTCGTGAGCGGGGTTATGGTGGTGTTGCCAATCTGCAGGGCCACCTTTTTGCCTCGGGGACGTTTCAACTGCTGCGGCTCCACAGGCTGATTCGTATCGAACGTGACGGGTCCTTTTAAGTTCGGGTAGCAAATGATGGCGAGGAACCAATGCGACTGCTCGTTGATGGGAACTATAATGAAATCCTTATCGAAGATGTCCACTCCCTTGGTCCACTTCTGCACCCTGGCGTGACGTTTCTGTGCTGCCGTCTGCTTCATGTCCGCTGGTCGCGTTAGCGTTGTGAGTCTCTTGTAGAAGAATGTACTGAAGATATGCGTCCTCTCGCGTTGAGGCTCCGGAATCAGCGTGTTCCTCAGCCAGAGCAGATAGAAGTCAATGATGATGTCGTTGAGGTAGGACTCCTTTGTGAGGCACACGAAGTCCTCCATGCGAATGCACAGGCCTCCCGTTCCCTTCGGCGGATACATCAGCAGGCTAACCTGCTCGTCTGCTCTCAGTTGGCGCGGCGGTGGCTGCGAGCTCTTGTCCTGCGTCTTGCGATCGTAGTCAGCGATCCTCTCGAGAATCTCGGCGGCATCTGTCGAGGATATCTCGTCCACACAGCTGAACATCGACTTGATATTACCACGGGCGGACACAGATATGCTGTCGAACAACAGGATCAGACGGCGAGTGTGATAGCTGTGCGTCTTGAAGCCGGTTTCTACAATTGCAAGAATTAATTACCATTGATTAGTTGAGTACCGTACTGGTGAGCAAAACGATGAATGAAACAATATAGTATAGTATTGCTTGTTAATGGACGGAAACTCACGTTCGTGATGCTGATCTTCGGGCAGCTTGAGCTGGTTCTTTACGTATTCGGCGCACGTCTTGAGGAGATATAACGTGACCAGTGGCTGGGCGGGCTCAATGTTGCCGAAGTGGGCTATCACCTTGATCACCTCCTGCTTGTGGATGTTCAGCTCGAACTTCTCGTCCTTGTCCTTGAGGATGCCAGCGATGCGAACGCCCTTCGTGGTGAAGCATACCTGTGGTATTACAAATAAACAATTAGTCGTCCATTGTATTATACACATTCCAAGGGCAGGGGTGCTGGAAGAGGGGGTGACTGAATACTTACCGGCTCGGTAATCTCGAATCTGTAGGGCACCAGACGCACGCAGCTGCATTTCAAGGAGGCGGAAAACTGCTCCGCTTCGGGTACATCCGACAAGTCCCTAACATCGCCACGGGAGAAATCTGCAATGGTTGGAAAATTTTCGTAGTAGTTATTTAATTGCACCATTTTCCTCGTGGCCACTAGTCACATTTTTCATTCACCCGCGAGTTTTCGATTTCGCCCAACATTTACCTTCATCGTTCATTGCGGTAGAATGCTTCGTCTACTCTGTGTCGTTAAGTAATTAAATATAGAGTACTAAAAACCTAGCTACTCTGAGAAAATTGCAAAAGAATGAGGAAAACGATGTGTTTTCACGCATTCGCTTTGCTTGTCTGCTTCTTCTTCGGCGAGCGTAAAAATGGCGTGCTCTTGCTGGTCGGAGCTCCACCTGGCGGGGAAAACGTCGTAACTCTTGGCCTGCGGCATTGCCAACACAAAATAACTGCACACACAACATTGCTATACATTAGTGGTGCTACTAGCTAAGAAACTGCTAGATCTGGCGGAAAAATAAATAGATTTGCGAAAAATAGCTAAATGTTTTATGTGCATTTTTGGTAAACTATTAAAATTTCTCAAAAATCTAACACTTCAAtatgatttgaaaataaatttaaattatctttaTAATAATTTGATATACGGGCATACTGTAACACTATTTGTATCTGACATCCTAATAAAATGTATATCGACCTTAAGAGGTTTTCGTATCTTAGAGATTCTTTGTatctgttttcttttcttagtCAAAAATGTATCTCAGAAATGTAATTATCAGATTTAGAAGAATTCTAAATGACTACATTAGTCACAAATTGTATctcataaattaaaatttgtatgaATATTGTAACGCATTTTCATATGTGAACTATCTATCTAAGGAAATAGATAGATTTtcagaaaataaaaagcatTAACCCAAGTTCTGGTTTGATTTTTGAATGttataattagatcctacctTTGTACAAGGGCTCCTCATCGATCTCTGGTAGATTTGGCTCGCAGGGAAAGGCGGCGGAAAGTTCGTGGAGATTTCCATTGGAGTTCAGCTTGGAGTTGCTTGTTGCTTGCTGCAAGGGATaacgaaataataaataaatgcgaGTCATAGAAAGCAATTGACAGGAGTAACTTACATTGCTCGAGTCCGAGGTGCCCTCGCCCCCGTCGgcctcatcctcgctgctcaGCAGCACCACGGGATCCACTTCGGGCACCCGTCTGCCTCCCCTGGCTCTGCCACCTCGCATGGCCATGGATCCGCGTCCGCGAGCTCCAACTCCGACTGCGTAGTTAGCTCCAGCCATTTTATTGTTGAATCTAGCTGCCGCCAACTCTCGTTTCTTGTCCGCAGCCGTTGGGACAGCAGACACGGGTTCGCTGGAGGACGACGAGGCTGGCGAGGATGCAGCACTGTTCTTGGGCATGTAGGATTTGCGTTTTGGCGGCTCCGGGAAGACGCGTTTGCACCGCTCGCAGCGGGCGTGATCCACGCCAGTGAATCCACACAGCTGGCAGACGGCCAGAAAACCGTCGATCAGCTTCCTGCCCTCCGACGGAGTGGCTCCAGCGGAACCGGCGGAGGAAACTGCCCCCACAGCTGTGTTCCCACTTGCCGAACTGGCCGCCTCGCGTTTCGCCTGCTCGGCAGCGGCATTCGCTTGGGCATAGGCAGGCGAGGCACTCGTTGTGGCAGGATTGGGattggctgctgctgctgctccggcGGCGGCAGCTTGATTCTCCTGCGATCGGTTCATTTGCAGACTCTCCTCCGCCCGTGAAATCAGTTCGCTGGCCGACTCGTGCACCGTAAATCCGACGGTGACCACAAAGTCCACATTGGCACCGCGATGCTCGACGCACTGGATGGTGGTGTTGTGGTCAAAGGGCACGCCGACCTGCTCAAGGAGATCCTGCACGGTGCAGGACTCACGTGGAAGCGTAAAGGTAATCAGACGTTGCTCTCCGCTGGCCAGGATCACCAGCATCTTGGCACTATTCTTATCGCGCTCGGCGATTTCCTGACCGGCTCGGTTATTCAGAACATGCTGCGAGTGAATCTCGTAGTTATTGTGCGATGTCTTCATCACGGACGATCCTTGCGGGACCGCCGCTGGCGCTGAAAGTGGAGCCGCCACTGCGGCTGGTACTTGCCTCTGTGGCTGCATGATCCTAGTGCCAGGGGGCAAGGCGCCAGCATGTTGCGTGGGTGTTATTTTAGCCGTTGGGCGAACCATGGTTCCAGGTGCAGTGGCTCTCATGGCCGCAAGTCCTGGACTTGGAGGCGGAACTGGAGCCGGTGATGCCGACAGGGTTTGCCTCTTCTTGTACTCCGCCAAAGTCATGCTTGCTCCACTGGGTGGTCGTATTCCCTGTGCCTGACTCTGCACcacttgctgctgttgttgctgctgctgctgctgttgttgctgctgttgttcctCTTCTTGCGAGGCAGCTCCTGCTGGATAGAAAGTGGTCAGTGTAGTCCCCGTTCCTATCTGCATGGGCTGTAGTTGATTGGGGGCCACCGGCTGAGCCTGTGGCTGGGgcttctgctgctccttcttCAGCACTGCCGCCTGGATGCGCTCTTCCAAATCCATGCCTATATTACTAGTTTGGACCCCACCACCTGCGGCCGTAGGAGCAGGCGCTTGAACTGGCGCTGCGACAGCGGAGCTCACCGGAGCTCTGTAACGCACAGGACTATGGCGCATCATTAGCAtttgctggtgctgctgcggctgctgttgcggCGTCTGCTGCTGAGGATTTCCATCGGTTACCATGTGAGTGCGGTAGATGTGgcgcggctgctgctgcatctgctgtgcctgctgctgctgctgttgttgcggCTGGCCGAGATTCGTGCTGATGGTAATGTGCTTCATTTGGCCCTGAGTCACTAGCATGGTCTGACCCTCGCCGCTGGCGCTAGTCTGCACCACCAACTGAGCTCGAGTGGGTCGTACGCCCGCAGGTCGCATATTCCTAACCAGTCCGCCGGGCACTGCTCCTCCTCGCGGTCGAACTTGCCGCACAATTGTTGTGGGCGTCAGTGTAGGCCTGGTGGTAATTAGTGTGCCTGGCCTGGCCAGCACAGCTCCACCTCGGGCGGATTTCCTGAACGAGGCGCGTACTAGTTGAGTGCCACCGGCAGCAGAGGTGGCCACaagctgcggctgctgctgagccACCAACtgcggttgctgctgctgctgctgtggcgcctgctgctgttgctgcggctgcacCTTTTGCACCTGCAACTGCTGGTAGACAACATTTTGGGTCTGCTGTGGCACCACACGAGCCTGCACCAAATGGGCTGTTTGAGTCGTGGGCTGCAgttgcatttgttgttgctgctggacttgctgatgctgctgcacttgctgctgctgtacgTGCTGCTGGATGacgtgttgttgctgctgctgctgttgcggtgAAGTGGCATAAACTACACGATTGTTGTACGGATGTATGGCCTGTCGCATAATCAGCTCCTGATGTTGCGGACCCTGGATCAATACTGGTTGCTGCTGGACAATCACGTGCGTGTTGTTGAGCATCTAGGATTTaaaataaatctatattatgTTTGAAGTGACAGATAAGTACAGGGCTATGTGGAACCTAACTTACCCCTAAGGgcctttgttgctgctgtgtggTGGTCATGCGGTAGACGatctgctggtgctgctgcggTTGCTGTTGGGGTGGCGACGTCTGCAGCTGCAACGTTTGTGGCTGCTGCgcttgctgatgctgctgctgggaaCTCTGAAGTAATTGGGCTTGCCCTTGGGGAGACGACTGCACTTGGTAGGCGGGTGCGTGTTGCTGatactgttgttgttgctgctgctgctgttgttgctgcagcacttgttgctgcttcttctgctgctgcatATGCTGCACTATGGCATTTGGTTGCAGGACTTGCTCGGAAGTGTAGTAAATCTGCTGCGTATGCTGGATGGCGGGTTGCTGCGGCTGATGCTGCAcatattgttgctgctgctgctgttgctccatgtgcagttgttgctgctgctgctggggctcctgttgctgctgctgatagTGAACCTGCTGCACTTGCTGCACctgatgctgctgatgatgcaTTAcaacttgttgttgctgttgttggtgctgctgctgcggttgttgttgttgctgctgctgctgctgttggtgctgttgctgctgatgggcAAGATCATCGCCACCGATTATGTGGTATGTGGGCGCCGCAGACTGCTGGGGCTGTTGATATTGTGCTGGAGCAGTCGTTTGGTAGACAACTTGCTGCTGGTCATTGAACACCAGCTGCTGGTCATCCTGTAGGACCAGCGACTGAAAGGAACAGAGAATTAGCTGGCTGTTCACCGAGGGCTTCGGATACTACTCACCCCCACCTCATCTTGGGGCACTTGCACTACCTGCAAATCGGAGTAGACGGGCTCCTCCAGGGGCACAATATACTGCTCCATTTCAAGGCAGCTGGAAATACttttaaagtttaattaaTATGATCTTATTTTCAATACAATTTTCTTTAGTTATTtttggaatatttttttttaattatatgcaATTTCTTACAAGTCGTATTAAatattgtaattaaattacattttaacaaCAATGCACCTATGTCTGAGATAAAGTAAACGTTAACTTGTTAAACTTTGCACCGTATGTAGCATAATTAAGATACTTAAACATTTTGTGTACTCTTTAAGGTTATATTTTTGCGTCTCAGTATGAGGACTTGGTAAATTCCTTTACATTTATTCCAATAGAACCTCGGTAAGGAATATAAGTGAtaaagtttaaaattaaataaaaatgcaaacaagTCTTGTTACTTTTGTGGCATTTAAACATGCAAATATACGAATTTCTGCTCTTTTGCAGGCGTTGCATTTTTGAGACTTTTTTACACAGCCCTcaagaacacacacacaaaatcgCAGTTGAAAAATGCGATTTATATCATTTTGCGAGCAGAAACTTGAATAATATGCGGTTGACCTATTGAATAAACTAATTCCTTGGAAatttttcattatatttaacttttttaagGTCCATTTATTATACAATTACTGGTAATTTTTTGAGcctaattttttttgttggcatTCTCAACCCACACACCTCCGTTAATCTTACGAGAATGGCAACTTTTTGGAGCCAATCGCTGTGCCCTCGGCTCGATACAGTTGTTCTTTGATTAGATCATAATCGCGCTGTCTTTTTACAATAAACACACGTTAATTATTCGCGTTTTTGCTCGAAACCCGTGGCTTTCtttcttgcaataaaaatggCGTTCACCATTAAAGGCAGCATTTGGTATTTATTCCATCTGGCAATGCCGGAACGCGAGCGCCACCTGGCGGCCTCATCAGctgtttataaacattttgcAGAGTTGCTTTGGGCCGCTGATTTATCGATGTCTGCCTTGTGCCGTCCTCTTCGCCTAATGTTTAGAGGTACCTCTGTTTGGCATGTAGCTAGTTTAAAGGGACCACTAAACGGTCGGGCCACTGGAGTTTTCTTAAAATCTTTAGTTTTTCGCACTGAACGCGCTGTTTCGGTGATTTCCATGATTTTGATCCACATTTTGCTGTTATTTAGCGAAACGCGATTGATAACGATTTTTAGCGACCGTTGATATCGCGGTTTTGAGCACTAtgtgttttgttgtttgctgcGCGCTCTGGCGAATTGGgtgaggaagaagaagaagaagagagGCGAGGGAACAACAACACCGTTGTTGTGATGGCAAATCGTCGATAGGCAGAAAAACTCGATAGCTAGGAAAATTGTGGGTGGCAGTGAAAAACATTTCAACAAATgagatatataaaaataaataaaatctatCTAAGTATATTCATTGtaagtatatttttaatagaaaGGTATTATGCAGTTTTGTTTGTGACAAAAACTTGCATCAAATTGTAACTCTAAGGAAATTTCAATGATTTCACAACTACGTGATATATAAATGTTTGGTTTTTTGCCATTTATCGCATGGTTCGATCGAAAGTGTTTTGGTTTAGTTGCACATCGCTAATTCCGCAGCTTTTATATTAACAACAATGTCCAAAATATTCACGCCCACAAATCAAATACGCCTCACAAATGTCGCCATTGTGAGGCTAAAAAAAGGAGGCAAGCGATTTGA from Drosophila mauritiana strain mau12 chromosome 3L, ASM438214v1, whole genome shotgun sequence carries:
- the LOC117141925 gene encoding uncharacterized protein LOC117141925 isoform X1, producing MEQYIVPLEEPVYSDLQVVQVPQDEVGSLVLQDDQQLVFNDQQQVVYQTTAPAQYQQPQQSAAPTYHIIGGDDLAHQQQQHQQQQQQQQQQPQQQHQQQQQQVVMHHQQHQVQQVQQVHYQQQQQEPQQQQQQLHMEQQQQQQQYVQHQPQQPAIQHTQQIYYTSEQVLQPNAIVQHMQQQKKQQQVLQQQQQQQQQQQYQQHAPAYQVQSSPQGQAQLLQSSQQQHQQAQQPQTLQLQTSPPQQQPQQHQQIVYRMTTTQQQQRPLGMLNNTHVIVQQQPVLIQGPQHQELIMRQAIHPYNNRVVYATSPQQQQQQQHVIQQHVQQQQVQQHQQVQQQQQMQLQPTTQTAHLVQARVVPQQTQNVVYQQLQVQKVQPQQQQQAPQQQQQQPQLVAQQQPQLVATSAAGGTQLVRASFRKSARGGAVLARPGTLITTRPTLTPTTIVRQVRPRGGAVPGGLVRNMRPAGVRPTRAQLVVQTSASGEGQTMLVTQGQMKHITISTNLGQPQQQQQQQAQQMQQQPRHIYRTHMVTDGNPQQQTPQQQPQQHQQMLMMRHSPVRYRAPVSSAVAAPVQAPAPTAAGGGVQTSNIGMDLEERIQAAVLKKEQQKPQPQAQPVAPNQLQPMQIGTGTTLTTFYPAGAASQEEEQQQQQQQQQQQQQQQVVQSQAQGIRPPSGASMTLAEYKKRQTLSASPAPVPPPSPGLAAMRATAPGTMVRPTAKITPTQHAGALPPGTRIMQPQRQVPAAVAAPLSAPAAVPQGSSVMKTSHNNYEIHSQHVLNNRAGQEIAERDKNSAKMLVILASGEQRLITFTLPRESCTVQDLLEQVGVPFDHNTTIQCVEHRGANVDFVVTVGFTVHESASELISRAEESLQMNRSQENQAAAAGAAAAANPNPATTSASPAYAQANAAAEQAKREAASSASGNTAVGAVSSAGSAGATPSEGRKLIDGFLAVCQLCGFTGVDHARCERCKRVFPEPPKRKSYMPKNSAASSPASSSSSEPVSAVPTAADKKRELAAARFNNKMAGANYAVGVGARGRGSMAMRGGRARGGRRVPEVDPVVLLSSEDEADGGEGTSDSSNQATSNSKLNSNGNLHELSAAFPCEPNLPEIDEEPLYKDFSRGDVRDLSDVPEAEQFSASLKCSCVRLVPYRFEITEPVCFTTKGVRIAGILKDKDEKFELNIHKQEVIKVIAHFGNIEPAQPLVTLYLLKTCAEYVKNQLKLPEDQHHEQTGFKTHSYHTRRLILLFDSISVSARGNIKSMFSCVDEISSTDAAEILERIADYDRKTQDKSSQPPPRQLRADEQVSLLMYPPKGTGGLCIRMEDFVCLTKESYLNDIIIDFYLLWLRNTLIPEPQRERTHIFSTFFYKRLTTLTRPADMKQTAAQKRHARVQKWTKGVDIFDKDFIIVPINEQSHWFLAIICYPNLKGPVTFDTNQPVEPQQLKRPRGKKVALQIGNTTITPLTKRAEGGQLPAALTAENVCRIADDESERDEAEGDESDMASEDSENSNSAKEPASTPTSTTASTPSLPSSQPTATGPARNIASDDVPAVKQPLILIFDSLAGASRSRVVATLRDYLTCEYRVKKPDAQAHVFNKDNMPGHCVKVPQQNNFTDCGLYLLQYVEQFFGEPIRDYRLPIKQLTNWFDFLTVTKKREDIANLIQQLMDEGNQQQRLILPVIEFPTLNGQLVEYPEDTESAEFEEEEGHDDEDPASELHDENNAGTDMEVDPVNEEPALAGKAAAVAPAPTTAATPTGKRFVLKRRLHNGAISTPSNGNGEASSNGGALIPQLVSTATATTTGVSSGVAHLAPRGPSGGLKIRKIEP
- the LOC117141925 gene encoding uncharacterized protein LOC117141925 isoform X2 yields the protein MEQYIVPLEEPVYSDLQSLVLQDDQQLVFNDQQQVVYQTTAPAQYQQPQQSAAPTYHIIGGDDLAHQQQQHQQQQQQQQQQPQQQHQQQQQQVVMHHQQHQVQQVQQVHYQQQQQEPQQQQQQLHMEQQQQQQQYVQHQPQQPAIQHTQQIYYTSEQVLQPNAIVQHMQQQKKQQQVLQQQQQQQQQQQYQQHAPAYQVQSSPQGQAQLLQSSQQQHQQAQQPQTLQLQTSPPQQQPQQHQQIVYRMTTTQQQQRPLGMLNNTHVIVQQQPVLIQGPQHQELIMRQAIHPYNNRVVYATSPQQQQQQQHVIQQHVQQQQVQQHQQVQQQQQMQLQPTTQTAHLVQARVVPQQTQNVVYQQLQVQKVQPQQQQQAPQQQQQQPQLVAQQQPQLVATSAAGGTQLVRASFRKSARGGAVLARPGTLITTRPTLTPTTIVRQVRPRGGAVPGGLVRNMRPAGVRPTRAQLVVQTSASGEGQTMLVTQGQMKHITISTNLGQPQQQQQQQAQQMQQQPRHIYRTHMVTDGNPQQQTPQQQPQQHQQMLMMRHSPVRYRAPVSSAVAAPVQAPAPTAAGGGVQTSNIGMDLEERIQAAVLKKEQQKPQPQAQPVAPNQLQPMQIGTGTTLTTFYPAGAASQEEEQQQQQQQQQQQQQQQVVQSQAQGIRPPSGASMTLAEYKKRQTLSASPAPVPPPSPGLAAMRATAPGTMVRPTAKITPTQHAGALPPGTRIMQPQRQVPAAVAAPLSAPAAVPQGSSVMKTSHNNYEIHSQHVLNNRAGQEIAERDKNSAKMLVILASGEQRLITFTLPRESCTVQDLLEQVGVPFDHNTTIQCVEHRGANVDFVVTVGFTVHESASELISRAEESLQMNRSQENQAAAAGAAAAANPNPATTSASPAYAQANAAAEQAKREAASSASGNTAVGAVSSAGSAGATPSEGRKLIDGFLAVCQLCGFTGVDHARCERCKRVFPEPPKRKSYMPKNSAASSPASSSSSEPVSAVPTAADKKRELAAARFNNKMAGANYAVGVGARGRGSMAMRGGRARGGRRVPEVDPVVLLSSEDEADGGEGTSDSSNQATSNSKLNSNGNLHELSAAFPCEPNLPEIDEEPLYKDFSRGDVRDLSDVPEAEQFSASLKCSCVRLVPYRFEITEPVCFTTKGVRIAGILKDKDEKFELNIHKQEVIKVIAHFGNIEPAQPLVTLYLLKTCAEYVKNQLKLPEDQHHEQTGFKTHSYHTRRLILLFDSISVSARGNIKSMFSCVDEISSTDAAEILERIADYDRKTQDKSSQPPPRQLRADEQVSLLMYPPKGTGGLCIRMEDFVCLTKESYLNDIIIDFYLLWLRNTLIPEPQRERTHIFSTFFYKRLTTLTRPADMKQTAAQKRHARVQKWTKGVDIFDKDFIIVPINEQSHWFLAIICYPNLKGPVTFDTNQPVEPQQLKRPRGKKVALQIGNTTITPLTKRAEGGQLPAALTAENVCRIADDESERDEAEGDESDMASEDSENSNSAKEPASTPTSTTASTPSLPSSQPTATGPARNIASDDVPAVKQPLILIFDSLAGASRSRVVATLRDYLTCEYRVKKPDAQAHVFNKDNMPGHCVKVPQQNNFTDCGLYLLQYVEQFFGEPIRDYRLPIKQLTNWFDFLTVTKKREDIANLIQQLMDEGNQQQRLILPVIEFPTLNGQLVEYPEDTESAEFEEEEGHDDEDPASELHDENNAGTDMEVDPVNEEPALAGKAAAVAPAPTTAATPTGKRFVLKRRLHNGAISTPSNGNGEASSNGGALIPQLVSTATATTTGVSSGVAHLAPRGPSGGLKIRKIEP
- the LOC117141925 gene encoding uncharacterized protein LOC117141925 isoform X3, producing the protein MNDEDFSRGDVRDLSDVPEAEQFSASLKCSCVRLVPYRFEITEPVCFTTKGVRIAGILKDKDEKFELNIHKQEVIKVIAHFGNIEPAQPLVTLYLLKTCAEYVKNQLKLPEDQHHEQTGFKTHSYHTRRLILLFDSISVSARGNIKSMFSCVDEISSTDAAEILERIADYDRKTQDKSSQPPPRQLRADEQVSLLMYPPKGTGGLCIRMEDFVCLTKESYLNDIIIDFYLLWLRNTLIPEPQRERTHIFSTFFYKRLTTLTRPADMKQTAAQKRHARVQKWTKGVDIFDKDFIIVPINEQSHWFLAIICYPNLKGPVTFDTNQPVEPQQLKRPRGKKVALQIGNTTITPLTKRAEGGQLPAALTAENVCRIADDESERDEAEGDESDMASEDSENSNSAKEPASTPTSTTASTPSLPSSQPTATGPARNIASDDVPAVKQPLILIFDSLAGASRSRVVATLRDYLTCEYRVKKPDAQAHVFNKDNMPGHCVKVPQQNNFTDCGLYLLQYVEQFFGEPIRDYRLPIKQLTNWFDFLTVTKKREDIANLIQQLMDEGNQQQRLILPVIEFPTLNGQLVEYPEDTESAEFEEEEGHDDEDPASELHDENNAGTDMEVDPVNEEPALAGKAAAVAPAPTTAATPTGKRFVLKRRLHNGAISTPSNGNGEASSNGGALIPQLVSTATATTTGVSSGVAHLAPRGPSGGLKIRKIEP